The Streptomyces sp. NBC_01237 genomic interval TGGACCTGGTGGCGCAGGCCCACGAGCCGGTCGCCGCCGGGCAGGGCGCGCAGCGCGGCGAGGGTGTCGGCGATGCCGGGATCGGTGAGATCGCTCCAGCCGACGACACCCGCGACCAGGTCGCTGCCTTCGGCGAGCGCGAGGAATTCGGGGGTCTCCTCGGCGACGGTGACCGTCTGGACCAGGACGGTGGCGTACACCCCCGCGGCGCGGGCCTCGGGCTCCAGATCGGCGAGGGTGAAGGTGCGCCGGATGGGAGCCAGTTCCTCGCCGGTGATCCATTCCTGGTCGCGTACGGCGAGGTCCCAGACATGGTGATGGGCGTCGACGGCCGGTACAGGAGCCGCCGGGTCCGCGGGAGCCGCCGGGTCCGCGGGGGAAGCTTCGGGGGGTGTCATGTCACAGCTCCCAGGCGACGGGCAGTCCGGCCTCGGCGCCCTCCGCCGTGTAGTCGTGGGCGACATCGAGCAATTGGTCCATCCGGGCCTGCCAGGCGACATTGACCGGGAGCTGTTCCAGTTCGGCCAGCAGCCGGGCGTAGTCCGCGCACTCGATGAGGTGGAAGAGGTCGGTGCCGCTGCGCCAGATCGTCCAGGAGGTGGCGCCCGCGGCGCGGATGGCGCGGGTGAGTTCCTCCGGGACTTCTCGGTGGGCGGCTTCGTACTCCTCGACTCGGTCGGCGCGGACCTTGGTGTGCAGGGCGACCCTCATGTCAGTTCCCGTCCTCGTGTCCGGTGGTGCTCAGCAGCCCTTCGGCGCGCAGATCGTCCCAGAGCCCGTCCGGGATCTCGCGGCGCGCCTGGGCGGCGGCGTCGCGCACCTCGTCCGGGGAACGCGTCCCGACGAGCACCCCGGCGACGGCCGGGTGGGCGAGCGGAAAGCGCAGGGCGGCGGCGCGCAACGGAACGCCGTGCCCCTCGGTGACCGCCTTCATGCGCAGGGCCCGGTCGAGCAGCGACAGGGGGGCGGCGGCGTAGTCGTAGCGTGCGCCGGGGCGCGGGTCGGCGAGCAGCCCGGAGTTGAAGACTCCGCCGACGACGACGCTCTTGCCGCGGGCGGCGGCCTCGGGCAGCAGGCCGGTCAGCGCGCTCTGGTCCAGGAGGGTGTAGCGGCCCGCGCACAGGACGGTGTCGACGTCGGTGTCGCACAGGAACCGGGTGAGCATCGCCGTCTCGTTCATCCCGGCGCCGATCGCCCCGACGACGCCTTCGGCGCGCAGCTTCTCCAGCGCCGGGTACGCCTCGCGGAAGGCCGCCTCCCCGTGGTCGTCGGGGTCGTGCAGATAGACGATGTCGATGCGGTCGAGACCGAGGCGTCCGAGGCTGTCCTCGATGCTGCGCCGGACGCCGTCGGCGCTGAAGTCCCAGCGGCGCCGATGGGTGGCGGGTACGGCGAATCCTTCGGAGAGCCCGTCGCCGGGCGGCACGTCGCCGGGGGGCAGCGGTTCGAGGAGCCGCCCGACCTTGGTCGACACCGTGTAGGTGTCGCGGGGCCTGGTGCGCAGGGCTTCGCCGAGCCGCCGTTCGGAGAGGCCGAGGCCGTAGTGCGGCGCCGTGTCGAAGTAGCGGACGCCCTCGTCCCAGGCGGCGTCGACGGCGGCCGCGGCCTGTTCCGGAGCGACGGCGGTGAAGAGATTGCCGATGGCCGCTGCCCCGAAGGACAGTTCGGTGATCTCGACCGCACTGCGTCCGAGCCTGTTGCGCCGCATGTCTCTGCCGCCCTCCCCGATGATCGCTTTGCTGTACAGAGCGAATATTCATCGGATCACTTGGGCGCGTCAACACTTCCGGCACCACCCATTGCCGGGAATTGCGGCAGATCCTCAGCGATCTGTCCGATCTATCGCCCGGTCTTACGCTCCGGGGCCGCGATCAGCGCGCACAGCTCCCGGAACTCCTCGTGCACCGCGGCCGCCAGCCGGTCGAGGTCCCCCAGCGCCTTGCCGTCGGCAACCAGCCCGACCTGCACCCGCCCGCCGTACGTGGCGAGCGCCACCGCGAGGGACTGCCCGCGGGCCAGCGGGGCCATCGGGTAGACGGCGCGCAGGGGGCAGCCG includes:
- a CDS encoding L-rhamnose mutarotase; translated protein: MRVALHTKVRADRVEEYEAAHREVPEELTRAIRAAGATSWTIWRSGTDLFHLIECADYARLLAELEQLPVNVAWQARMDQLLDVAHDYTAEGAEAGLPVAWEL
- a CDS encoding aldo/keto reductase, coding for MRRNRLGRSAVEITELSFGAAAIGNLFTAVAPEQAAAAVDAAWDEGVRYFDTAPHYGLGLSERRLGEALRTRPRDTYTVSTKVGRLLEPLPPGDVPPGDGLSEGFAVPATHRRRWDFSADGVRRSIEDSLGRLGLDRIDIVYLHDPDDHGEAAFREAYPALEKLRAEGVVGAIGAGMNETAMLTRFLCDTDVDTVLCAGRYTLLDQSALTGLLPEAAARGKSVVVGGVFNSGLLADPRPGARYDYAAAPLSLLDRALRMKAVTEGHGVPLRAAALRFPLAHPAVAGVLVGTRSPDEVRDAAAQARREIPDGLWDDLRAEGLLSTTGHEDGN